The DNA region AGTTTGAGTAAGCTTCCCCCGGGTCTTATGCGATTTAGATAACTTTGTTAAGGGGATATTCGATTATGCCTTCAGCTCCGAGCTCTTTGAGTTCGGGGATGAGATCACGAACAACTGTTTCGTCAACCATGATTTCAACAGAAATCCATTTGTTGTCGGAAAGTTCGGCAACAGTCGGGGAGTTCAGACTCGGGAGAATCTTCATAGCTGAATCAAGATTATCTTTGGGAAGGTTCATTTTAAGACCGACCATCTTTTCAGCTTTCAGCGCTCCCTGAAGGAGAAGATTGATTTTTTCAATCTTTTTACGCTTCCACGGATCTTCCCATGCTTTTTTGTTGGCAATGAGTCTTGTGTTGGTCTGCATGACCTCGGCAATAATGCGCAGGCCGTGGGCTTTGATAGTGGTACCTGTTTCGGTAACTTCAACAATACCGTCACAGAGTCCTTCAACAACCTTTGCTTCTGTTGCGCCCCATGAGAAGTCAACATCAACAGGGATATTCTGTGATTTGAAATAATTTTTGGTTACGTTAACAAGTTCGGTGGCAATTTTTTTGCCGGCGAGATCTTCAGGCCTTTTGTAAGGAGAGTCTCCTGCTACAGCGAGAACCCAGCGTGCGGGGCGGTTGCTGACTTTTGAATAAACAAGGCTTGAGACTTCTACAACATCGGAATCATTTTCAAGAATCCAGTCTTTTCCTGTCAGACCTACATCAAGGGTT from Maridesulfovibrio bastinii DSM 16055 includes:
- the hisG gene encoding ATP phosphoribosyltransferase, whose amino-acid sequence is MSQKLKLGVPKGSLQDATIKLFAKSGWKIGLHHRNYFPDINDEDINCSMCRAQEMSAYVASGTLDVGLTGKDWILENDSDVVEVSSLVYSKVSNRPARWVLAVAGDSPYKRPEDLAGKKIATELVNVTKNYFKSQNIPVDVDFSWGATEAKVVEGLCDGIVEVTETGTTIKAHGLRIIAEVMQTNTRLIANKKAWEDPWKRKKIEKINLLLQGALKAEKMVGLKMNLPKDNLDSAMKILPSLNSPTVAELSDNKWISVEIMVDETVVRDLIPELKELGAEGIIEYPLNKVI